The DNA sequence CACACCGCGAAGGCGAACATCCCCTCCAGCCGGTCGAGCGCCGCGATACCCCACTCGCGGTAGGCGGCGAGGACGACCTCGGTGTCGCTGCGGGTGTCGAACCGGTGGCCGCGCGAGCGGAGCTCGGCGCGCAGCTCGTGGTGGTTGTAGACCTCGCCGGAGTAGGACAGGACGGTGCGGGTCCCCTCACTGCCGGCGAGCATCGGCTGGACCCCACCGTCGAGGTCGATCACGGCCAGGCGGCGGTGCCCGAGCGCGGCGCGCTCGTCGTGCCAGACCCCGCCGGCGTCGGGCCCGCGGGGGATCTGGGTCGCGGTCATGGCCTCGGCGACCGCCCGCAGCGCCGCCGGGTCGGCGACGGGGACGGGCTCGGCCAGGCCGGCGATGCCACACATCAGGTGTTCTCCTCGGTGGTGGGACGGCCGCGGTGCCCGATCAGCAGCAGCGCGGCGACGACGGCCGTGACGGCCGCGACGGTCAGGGCGGGACGGGTGGCGAGCACCGTGCCGTCGGTGTTCCAGGCGAGCGCCGCGGCGGCAGGGCCGACCGCGAAACCGAGCGCGCGGGCGCACTGCACGCCGGCTCCGGCCGTCGCCATCCGGTCCCGTGCGGCCCCGGCGAGGACGAGCACCTGGGTGGGGCCGCCGTAGAGGCCGGTCCCCAGCCCGGCCAGCGCCACCCGCCAGGCGACGTCGACCGGGGTCCAGGACTCCCCGTCGGGCAGCGCGGCGAGCAGCGCGAACCCGACCGCGGCGAGAGCGACGCCCGCGACCGCCACCGCACGCGGGGAGTAGCGGTCGGCGAGCCGGCCCGCGGGCGGCCCGGCCACGACCATCCCCAGCGGGAACGCCAGCAGCGCCAGCCCGGCGGCGGCGGGCCCGGAACCCCCGGCCTGCAGCCCGACGGCGACCAGGTACGAGGCGGCCGCGAACGCCCCGGCGAGCAGCGCCACGGCTGCGGCGGGCGCGGCGCCGCGCGGTCGCAGCGCCGCGGCGACCGAACGGGCTCCGGGCCGCGCCGCCCATGCGGTGAGTGCGGCGGCCGCGACCACGACCGCCGCGGTGACCACCGCTGTGCCGGCGAGGACACCGGTGGCGACCGCACAAACGAGTCCGAGACCGGCGACCAGCAGTGCGGCATCGGCCAGGCTCGCCCGGTCCGGCCCGGCGAACCTCCCGGCGGGGATCCGGGACCGGCGGACCAGCACGACCGCGACCAGCGACACCAGTACCGCGGGGACGAACGCGACGCGCCAGCCGACCAGCTCGATCAACGGCCCGCCCACCGCGGGGCCCAGCACCCCGCCGACCGGCCCGGCCGTCGCGGGCACCGCCATCGCCCGGCCCCGACGCTGCGGGGCGACCGCGGCCATCGCGAGCACCGGCATGAGCACCATCAGCACCGCGCCGCCGACACCCTGCAGCCCACGCAGCCCGACCAGGACCGGCAGCGACGGCGCGACCACGGCCGCGAAGTTCGCAGCGGCGAAGACCCCGACGGCCGCAATCAGCGCGGGCCGCACGGCGACCCGGTCCAACCACCGTCCCGCGGGCAGCAGCAACGCCACGGCCGGGATCGCGTAAGCCAGCACGACCCACTGGACCGGCCGGGGATCGGCGCCGAAGCCGTCCGCGATCCGCGGCAGCGCCACGGTGACGACGTTCATGTCGAACATCGCCACGAACGACAGCAGTCCCGCGACCACAACCGCGGCCCGGTCGTCCCGAACCTGCCCGGGGGGCTCCGACGCCGTTCCGTCCGCGCCCACTACGCACCTCCGATCACCACACCGTCGAGTGACGAGTCGTGACCACACGTGGTCGAGTTCCCGGGCGTTAGGCCCGAACGGCGCGATCCAGGTCACACCGCTGTGACGACGAACGGAGGAACCAAGTGCCCGCACACGCCGACTGGTGAGGCGTTGGGGACGAGTACGGCATGAAGGACGTGTGAGGGTGCGACGACACCGAAGGACGATCACGACGGCACTGGCCGCCGTCGCCACGGTCGTGCTGCTGGCCGGGTGCGGCGGCGAACCGGCCGCCGGCGACCACGCGGGCCACGAGGGCGTGGACATGGGCGGGTCGTCGGCGGGCGGTGCCGGGCACCCGGCCGCGCCCGCCTGCCCCCCGGTGCCGCAGCTCGCGGCCCCGCCGGAGCGCGTGGTCACCATGGACGGCGGCGCCGCCGCGATCCTGACCGAGCTCGGTCAGCGCGAGCGGATCGTCGGCACCGCGGCCCCGGACTTCTTCACCGCCTTCACCGGCGCCGAGCGGAGCGAGCTCGACTCGATCCCGGTGCTGGACACGGGGCAGGGCAACACCGAGTCGGTCGTCGCGGCGAAGCCCGACCTCGTGGTCGGGATCTCCAGCTACAGCTTCGGCGGCTTCGACGGCACCCCCTCGGTGGAGCGGCTGCAGCAGGCCGGCGCGGCCAGCCTCGTGGCCTGCGACGACACCCCGTCGCCGGTGCAGAACATCGACGACACCTACACGTTCGTCCAGCAGGCGGCGACCGTGTTCGGCGCGCAGGCGCAGGGCACGCAGCTCGTCGACCGCATCAAGGCCCAGGTCACCGCCGCGACCCCCGCCCCCGGCACCGCGCCGGTGCGGGTGCTGGCCCTGTCCTCGGCCCCGCAGACCGGCCAGCCCCTGATGACCCAGGGCGGCTCCGGGCTCGCCAACGGCATCCTCACCCTCGCCGGCGGGACGAACATCGCCGCCGACCAGGACAGCGACTTCGCGAGCCTGTCCGCCGAGCAGGTCGCCGCGCTCGACCCGCAGGCGATCGTGGTGATCACCGGCTTCTCCCCGCAGAGCGACGCCGAGCTGACCGCGGCCATCCGGTCCAGCCCCGCGCTCGCCTCGACGACCGCGGTGCGCGAGAACCGGCTGGTCACCGTGCCGCAGTCGATCACGCTGTCCCCCAGCGTGCTCAACGGGCAGGCCGTCGCCACCATCGCGAAGGGCATCCACGGCACCGGATGACCACGCACGAGGAGGCGGCGGGGACCGGTGGCCTGCTGGGCCGGGTGCCGCCGGACCGGCCGGTCCCTGCGACCGGCGGCCTTCTCGGCCGGGTGCCGCCGGCGGCCGTGCTCGCCGGGCTGCTGCTCGCCCTGCTGGCCTCGGTCGTCGTCGCGATCGGGCTCGGCCCGGTGTCGATCCCGCCCGGCCGGGTGCTCGACGCCGTGACCGCCCACCTGACCGGCGGTGTGTCGGGGATCGACCGGGCCGAGGACTTCATCGTCTGGGAGCTGCGCACCCCACGTGTGCTGCTCGGTGTCGTCGTGGGGGCCGGGCTCGCCGTCGCCGGATTGCTGGTGCAGGCCATGGTCCGCAACCCGATCGGCGACCCCTACATCCTGGGGCTGTCGTCGGGGGCCTCGGTCGGCGCGGTCCTGGTCATCACCACGATCGGCACCGCGACGGCCGGGCTGTTCACCCTGCCCGCCGCGGCCTTCGCCGGTGCGCTGCTCACCGGGCTGGGGGTCTTCGTCCTGTCCCGGGTGCGCGGCCGGCTGCACGCGACCCGGATGGTGCTGGCCGGGGTCGCGGTCGGGCAGCTGCTGGGCGGTGTCACCTCGTTCCTGCTGCTGCGCACCCGCAACACCGACGCCCAGCAGCAGGTCCTGTTCTGGATGCTCGGCAGCCTGGCCGGGGCCCGCTGGGATCTGCTCGCACTGTCCGCCGCGATCGTCGGCGTGCTCCTGGTGCCGCTGTGGTGGCAGGCGAACCGGGTCAACCTGCTCGTCCTCGGCGACGACGCGGCGTCGGCGCTCGGGACCGACCCCACCCGGCTGCGGGCGGTGCTGTTCGTCCTCACCGGGCTGCTGACCGGGGCGGTCGTCGCGGTGTCGGGCAGCATCGGGTTCGTCGGGCTCGTCGTCCCCAACCTGGCCCGGCTGCTGTTCGGCGCCGACCACCGCCGCACCCTGCCGGTGTGCGTGCTGCTCGGCGCGCTCGTCGTGGTCTGGTCCGACACCGCCGCCCGCCTCGTTCTCGCCCCGACCGAGCTGCCGATCGGCATCCTCACCGCCGCGATCGGCGTGCCGTTCTTCCTCTGGGTGCTGCGCCGCAGCGCGACCGGGGCGGTGGGCGTGTGAG is a window from the Pseudonocardia sp. HH130629-09 genome containing:
- a CDS encoding MFS transporter, producing the protein MVAGLLSFVAMFDMNVVTVALPRIADGFGADPRPVQWVVLAYAIPAVALLLPAGRWLDRVAVRPALIAAVGVFAAANFAAVVAPSLPVLVGLRGLQGVGGAVLMVLMPVLAMAAVAPQRRGRAMAVPATAGPVGGVLGPAVGGPLIELVGWRVAFVPAVLVSLVAVVLVRRSRIPAGRFAGPDRASLADAALLVAGLGLVCAVATGVLAGTAVVTAAVVVAAAALTAWAARPGARSVAAALRPRGAAPAAAVALLAGAFAAASYLVAVGLQAGGSGPAAAGLALLAFPLGMVVAGPPAGRLADRYSPRAVAVAGVALAAVGFALLAALPDGESWTPVDVAWRVALAGLGTGLYGGPTQVLVLAGAARDRMATAGAGVQCARALGFAVGPAAAALAWNTDGTVLATRPALTVAAVTAVVAALLLIGHRGRPTTEENT
- a CDS encoding ABC transporter substrate-binding protein, whose translation is MRRHRRTITTALAAVATVVLLAGCGGEPAAGDHAGHEGVDMGGSSAGGAGHPAAPACPPVPQLAAPPERVVTMDGGAAAILTELGQRERIVGTAAPDFFTAFTGAERSELDSIPVLDTGQGNTESVVAAKPDLVVGISSYSFGGFDGTPSVERLQQAGAASLVACDDTPSPVQNIDDTYTFVQQAATVFGAQAQGTQLVDRIKAQVTAATPAPGTAPVRVLALSSAPQTGQPLMTQGGSGLANGILTLAGGTNIAADQDSDFASLSAEQVAALDPQAIVVITGFSPQSDAELTAAIRSSPALASTTAVRENRLVTVPQSITLSPSVLNGQAVATIAKGIHGTG
- a CDS encoding FecCD family ABC transporter permease; this translates as MTTHEEAAGTGGLLGRVPPDRPVPATGGLLGRVPPAAVLAGLLLALLASVVVAIGLGPVSIPPGRVLDAVTAHLTGGVSGIDRAEDFIVWELRTPRVLLGVVVGAGLAVAGLLVQAMVRNPIGDPYILGLSSGASVGAVLVITTIGTATAGLFTLPAAAFAGALLTGLGVFVLSRVRGRLHATRMVLAGVAVGQLLGGVTSFLLLRTRNTDAQQQVLFWMLGSLAGARWDLLALSAAIVGVLLVPLWWQANRVNLLVLGDDAASALGTDPTRLRAVLFVLTGLLTGAVVAVSGSIGFVGLVVPNLARLLFGADHRRTLPVCVLLGALVVVWSDTAARLVLAPTELPIGILTAAIGVPFFLWVLRRSATGAVGV